One window from the genome of Engraulis encrasicolus isolate BLACKSEA-1 chromosome 16, IST_EnEncr_1.0, whole genome shotgun sequence encodes:
- the LOC134466400 gene encoding neutral cholesterol ester hydrolase 1-like, translated as MMRVFWCVSLVLSLGIAYYIYIPLPETVGEPWKLMLLDATIRSMFSVGSVVHALGLCHPIKFIRGSVKTLQNLSPVPSGGPKVHDTTFAGVDVRVYESSGVEQGKLKRGLIFLHGGGWALGSNKERSYDLLCRKMSEELKAVVVSVEYRLVPDVYFPVQYEDCLVATTHFLRPEVLALYSVDPAHVGISGDSAGGNLAAAVAQQVAVDESISVKLSAQALIYPVLQGVDFNTPSYMQNEKVPILYRRGMIQFWLQYLKADQSLVHQLLVNNHTAKDQEAVSKHRAKFDWTTLLSLEFHKKYKPVIPAKGTPNILEKLPALLDVRASPLLAEDEVLRRTPRAFILTCEHDVLRDDGLMYARRLQKVGVAVTSDLHADGFHGILSFFQPPTSFESGQRAVKNLISWLNDNL; from the exons ATGATGAGGGTGTTTTGGTGCGTTTCCCTGGTGCTGTCACTTGGGATTGCTTACTACATCTACATCCCACTGCCTGAGACTGTCGGGGAACCATGGAAACTCATGCTCCTGGATGCCACCATTCGCTCCATGTTCTCTGTT GGCAGCGTTGTGCACGCTCTAGGCCTCTGCCATCCTATTAAATTCATACGGGGCTCAGTGAAGACCCTGCAGAACCTGAGCCCTGTGCCCAGTGGGGGGCCTAAGGTCCACGACACCACCTTCGCCGGGGTGGACGTCAGGGTGTATGAGAGCAGCGGTGTGGAGCAGGGGAAGCTGAAGAGGGGCTTGATCTTCCTCCATGGAGGAGGTTGGGCTTTGGGAAGCAACA AGGAGCGATCCTATGACCTGCTGTGCCGGAAAATGTCAGAGGAGCTGAAAGCTGTCGTTGTATCAGTGGA GTACCGCCTGGTCCCTGATGTTTACTTCCCAGTGCAGTATGAAGACTGCCTAGTGGCCACCACACATTTCCTGAGACCTGAAGTGCTGGCCCTGTACTCGGTGGACCCAGCACACGTGGGGATATCAGGAGACAGCGCTGGGGGAAACTTGGCAGCAGCTGTGGCGCAACAG GTTGCTGTGGATGAGAGTATTTCAGTCAAGTTAAGCGCGCAGGCCTTGATATATCCTGTGCTTCAAGGCGTGGACTTCAACACCCCGTCATACATGCAGAACGAAAAGGTACCCATTCTTTATCGACGCGGCATGATCCAGTTCTGGCTGCAATATCTAAAAGCAGATCAGTCCTTAGTCCACCAACTGCTGGTCAACAACCACACTGCTAAGGACCAAGAGGCAGTCTCCAAGCACCGGGCCAAGTTTGACTGGACCACCCTCCTCAGCCTGGAGTTCCATAAAAAGTACAAGCCTGTCATTCCAGCCAAGGGGACTCCTAATATTCTAGAGAAGCTTCCGGCGCTGCTAGATGTGCGTGCATCTCCTCTGCTGGCGGAGGATGAGGTGTTGCGGAGGACGCCGCGGGCCTTCATCCTCACCTGTGAGCATGACGTGTTGCGGGACGACGGACTCATGTACGCCCGCCGCCTTCAGAAGGTCGGGGTGGCCGTCACCAGCGATCTCCATGCCGATGGTTTCCATggcattctctcttttttccaacCACCTACTAGTTTTGAGTCAGGACAGAGGGCTGTGAAGAACCTCATCTCATGGCTCAATGATAATTTGTAG
- the LOC134466401 gene encoding tumor necrosis factor ligand superfamily member 10-like, giving the protein MESSYTYLGLILLVAVLLQTAAVAVSFLYFNHAVNTVKQAFSTSSTSCLMGMQMKFDTEERKHDPCWQIIQQLQLRIEKTVSHLFKSKINSAARGNFEWMPSTAEEYHKLSHHPGIAAHLTATFWTKEEREAGRPPSSNTKVQGQKIEAWESQRGLAFQNNLDVRNGELIFPQPGLYYIYSQTYFRLSLQELGKTEEEETGSGLVLQYIYKRMSSYPVPLLLMKNARTTCWSRDQDYGLYSIYQAGVIPLSAGDRVFVAVSNASSLDMDERSSYFGAFLVT; this is encoded by the exons ATGGAGAGCTCTTACACATATCTTGGACTTATCCTGCTCGTGGCTGTTCTTCTTCAGACTGCTGCTGTGGCCGTCAGCTTTCTGTACTTCAACCATGCTGTCAATACG GTAAAACAAGCTTTTTCAACAAGTAGCACTTCTTGTCTGATGGGAATGCAAATGAAATTTGACACAGAGGAAAGAAAGCATGACCCCTGCTGGCAGATAATCCAACAGCTACAGCTCCGTATTGAAAAG ACTGTGTCACATTTGTTTAAGAGCAAAATCAACTCTGCTGCAAGAG GTAACTTTGAGTGGATGCCCTCTACAGCAGAAGAGTATCATAAACTTAGTCATCATCCAGGCATTGCAGCCCACTTGACAGCCACGTTTTggacaaaagaggagagagaagcagggc GTCCGCCCAGCAGCAACACCAAAGTCCAGGGCCAAAAGATTGAGGCCTGGGAGTCTCAGAGAGGCCTCGCCTTCCAGAACAATCTGGACGTGAGGAATGGGGAGTTGATCTTCCCCCAGCCGGGACTCTACTACATCTACTCCCAGACCTACTTCAGACTCTCCCTTCAAGAGCTGGgaaaaacagaggaggaggagacggggagCGGGCTGGTGCTGCAGTACATCTACAAAAGGATGAGCTCTTATCCCGTGCCTTTACTCTTAATGAAGAACGCCAGGACCACCTGCTGGTCCAGGGACCAGGACTACGGCCTCTACTCCATCTATCAGGCGGGAGTCATCCCGTTAAGTGCTGGGGACCGAGTGTTTGTGGCGGTCAGCAATGCCAGCAGCTTAGACATGGATGAGAGATCCAGCTACTTTGGAGCCTTTTTGGTGACTTGA